Within Gimesia chilikensis, the genomic segment CTGGCCCGGGTAGGACGACAGCGGATTCCCGAAACCATTCACCTGGTGGCTTACACCCTGAAGTACAACCGCATGAACTGGGTAATTCTGGATGCGATGGACGAAGAATGGGATCTGGGACGCATCGATGCCCGCCTGCTCTCCGATAACCGGGTCGAAGTTAATACAAAAAACGTATCTGCTCTCACGCTGAAAATGTCAGCCGGTGAATGTCCACTCGACATGACCCAGCCTGTCACTGTGAAAATCGACGGATTGAAAATCAATGTTCCCCGTCCACTCTCCGACCGTTCCTGGGAAGTCTCCTTTCACAGAGAGAACTCTACCTGGGAACTCGGCCCCGCAGTTTACGAACCGGGACAGCTGGTTAAAAAGCACAATCTGCAGGGTCCGATCGACGATGCCTTTATGGATTCGTTCATCTTTGTCTCTCCGTCCGGAAAATCTGCCTCACCAACGGTTGAGAAGTGGGTCCAGTCAGAAATGAAACATGCGATCGTGCACTGGCGTCAGCAGTTCCGCGGTGATGCCCGTGTGATGCAGGACTCACAGATCACCGACAAGGAAATTGCTGCGAGCAATCTGGTGCTCTGGGGCGACCCGCAGAGCAATCAGATCCTGAAGAAAATCATCGACAAGCTGCCGATCCAGTGGAACCAGGAGATGATCGTTGTAGGCAATAAACAGTATGCTGCCGACCACCACGCTCCCGTATTGATCTTCCCCAATCCACTGAATCCGGAGAAATACGTGGTCCTCAACAGCGGGTTTACTTATCGCGAGTATGCCTATCTGAATAATGCCCGCCAGGTACCGATGCTGCCCGACTGGGCAATCATCGATTTACGCACTCCGGCTGGCAGTCAGTATCCCGGAAAAGTAGTTGATGCCAACTTCTTTGATGAATTCTGGCGTTTGAAATAACCCGACACTTCCCCGGGCAATGTGACCGGGGAGTTTTTACGTTCGATTCTTTTTAATGGTGAACTCACTCATGAAATCCATGACGAATCTACTGACAGCCGTTGCACTGCTGGCTCTGACCGGATCGGCTGCGGCCGAGGTGGCCTACCTGAATCCGTCCGCCGAGACAGGAACTTCGCAGTGTGCTGTCGTCAAAAACAGTGTGCTCGCACATACTTCTCAGATCCTGCCGATCAATTTCAATGGGGGACAGGTCGTGGCAGGAAATGCGGGAGATCAGACTGCGATGGTCCTGCAGAATCTGGATTACCTGCTGGGCAAAGTCGATGCCACCCTGTATCGCATTGTGAAACTCAACGTTTACGTGGCCCGGGAAGAACTGGTCTCCGAGGTCAAACAGCGACTGGTCAAAGAACTGAAATTCAAAGTTCAGCCCGCCTGTACTTTCGTGGTGACCAAACTCGCAGATCCCAAGGCCCTGGTGGCCATGGATGTGGTGGCGGCACTCGACTCAGAGAAAAAGATCGCGAAGACTGAGATCTACAACGACAATGTCTCCGGGTTCCGTGTCGCCCTGTTACCCGCAGGACGGACCGCCTACATTTCCGGTCAGGCCGTCAAAGCGGACACACTGGAAGAAGCGACAAAAAAGACCATGGAAGAACTTCACCAGACACTGAAGTTCCTGGGTGGCTCTCCCGAAAACATCGTGCACCTCAAAGCGTTTCTCACCCCGATGAAACAGGGAGAGAGTTCCGCGGAGGTGATTGACAGTTTCTTCCCCGAGAAACGCCGCCCGCCGGTCACGCTGGTGGAATGGTTTTCCACCCTGCCGGTCGAGATCGAAATGATCGTCGCGTTGCCTGAGCCGGCACCAGCCTCCCGTCCTGCAGAGACCATCGTCTACAAGACGCCGACCGGAATGAAAGCGTCCCCCGTCTACAGTCGCGTCGCGATTGCCGAAGTGAGCGACCGGATCTATGTTTCGGGTATCACTTCCAAAGAGCCGGGTAATTACAGTACGCGGATTCACAGCGCCTTTGATCAGCTGAAAGCGATTGTGACGGAAGCAGGCAGCGATATGGAGCACCTCGCCAAAGCGACCTACTATGTTTCCGACAATGAAATCAGTGGCGACTTCGGTAAGATTCGCCAGGAATATTATAATCCCAAACGGCCCCCGGCAGCCTCCAAGGCGACCGTCAAAAGTGTGGGCATTCCCAATCGGATTCTGCTGATGGATATGATCGCGGTTCCCGTCAAGTAAGCGAATCGGCTTCGATCCAGCAAACAAAAAAACGCCCTGCATCACAGCAGGGCGTTTTTATTTGGTTCCGATGGTTGTCAGTGCATCGCCTGTTAAGCAATGATGTCATGCACGATGCGATTGGGCTGACCATCAATGAGTGTCTGTTCTGCCCCGTTGCGGGTGAAGGTCAACTGCTCAGCATCGAGTCCAAACAGATGCATCAGAGTAGCGTGATAGTCGCTGTGACTGACTTTGTCTTTGATGGCGTGGTGACCAAAGTCATCGGTCTCGCCGTACGTCATACCGCTCTTCAGGCCACCGCCGGCCATCCACTGAGTGAAGCCATAGGTGTTATGATCGCGGCCCTGCTTTGCGACTCCAGCATCGTTCTGGATCACGGGGAGACGCCCCATTTCACCACCCCAGTGGACCAGGGTTTCATCCAGCAGACCGCGTTGTTTGAGGTCTTTGACCAGACCTGCGGAAGGCACATCCACGCGCTTACAGGTTCGCGGCAGTGAAGTCCGCATGCTGGTATGGTGATCCCAGTGCTGGTTCCCCGTCATGATCTGCACGAAGCGGACACCCCGTTCAATCAGGCGGCGGGCAATCAGGCAGCGTTTACCAAACTCAGCGGATTCCGGCACGTCGATACCGTATAACTTCTGAGTGGCCAGTGTTTCCTGGCTCAGGTCGAGTGCCTCGGTGGCTGCGGTCTGCATCTTGGCTGCCAGTTCATAGCTGGCGATACGAGCTGAAAGATCGTCTTCGCGAGGATGCTGGCTCAGGTGCCGCTGGTTCAGCTGACCGAGGAAGTCGAGATATTTTTCCTGGGCTTTGCCGCTCAGGTGCGGCGGTGCATTCAGGTTCAGAATACGTGGTTCTTTCGGACGAATGACCGTCCCCTGGTACAACGAGGGCAGCCAGCCGTTGGTCCAGTTATCGACGCCCAGTACGGGTGCTCCGCCGGGATCGACCATGGC encodes:
- a CDS encoding RidA family protein, with translation MKSMTNLLTAVALLALTGSAAAEVAYLNPSAETGTSQCAVVKNSVLAHTSQILPINFNGGQVVAGNAGDQTAMVLQNLDYLLGKVDATLYRIVKLNVYVAREELVSEVKQRLVKELKFKVQPACTFVVTKLADPKALVAMDVVAALDSEKKIAKTEIYNDNVSGFRVALLPAGRTAYISGQAVKADTLEEATKKTMEELHQTLKFLGGSPENIVHLKAFLTPMKQGESSAEVIDSFFPEKRRPPVTLVEWFSTLPVEIEMIVALPEPAPASRPAETIVYKTPTGMKASPVYSRVAIAEVSDRIYVSGITSKEPGNYSTRIHSAFDQLKAIVTEAGSDMEHLAKATYYVSDNEISGDFGKIRQEYYNPKRPPAASKATVKSVGIPNRILLMDMIAVPVK
- a CDS encoding DUF1501 domain-containing protein; translation: MHKQAPLTAPHSRRHFLASSSMGIGSVALSWLLNHEQAQAKNPVARPELEKKVFDLKVKPTHHPARAKSMISMFMQGGPSHLDMFDPKPMLQKYDGKKFPGDIKYDNAAQASSKVLGSPWKFKKHGECGMELSELVPGLGEVVDDIVLMRSMHTGVNNHGQSIYAMHSGRILPGRPTLGSWLTYGLGSESENLPAYIAMVDPGGAPVLGVDNWTNGWLPSLYQGTVIRPKEPRILNLNAPPHLSGKAQEKYLDFLGQLNQRHLSQHPREDDLSARIASYELAAKMQTAATEALDLSQETLATQKLYGIDVPESAEFGKRCLIARRLIERGVRFVQIMTGNQHWDHHTSMRTSLPRTCKRVDVPSAGLVKDLKQRGLLDETLVHWGGEMGRLPVIQNDAGVAKQGRDHNTYGFTQWMAGGGLKSGMTYGETDDFGHHAIKDKVSHSDYHATLMHLFGLDAEQLTFTRNGAEQTLIDGQPNRIVHDIIA